CGATCCCTATTATATTATAAACTAGGACATCTGTTTTGATGAGTGCTGTACTGAATATACAGGACAATTCACAGTGAACACGAAGGACAACTCACCCTGTGTGAGATTTTAGCCTGGCTATGAGAGCACGCACAACGGCACAAGGATTAAAATGTGACCTAACAGTAGAAATAGACCATAGAAAACTAAATCCTAGTTCATATATTGATCGAATTGCTTTGAGACATGCCGGCCGCTGGTGCGGGCGAGAAGGCAAAATCAGGGTCCCAATTCGGCGGGCCATCACCTCCACCGGACTCAAATTCATCACGTTTGGCATTTGGGCGACCCATAGAGACGTGAAAGAGGTTCGAATACCTCTGCGGGCGCCGtccgctccagcgccgcctcTTGTGCCTCCACGCGGCCGCGGCGTGCTCGACCCGCGCCGCTGGATTGCGGCCCCCGGGGCCTGcacaccggccgccgccgcaatctccatTCATCCGGCTGCTCAGTCTCACCGCCGACACCTTTCGCCCAATGCAGgaaatgagaaaaatgttCGGACGGTCCGGGTGAAGCTAGTAGGCCGGTTCTGGCCCACGAAGCAGTAGGGCACCCCGGCCCAGTCGAATCCATCCTTTCACGTCCAATCCAGCCCAGCCATCAGTCTGTCACAGACTCACAGCCAAAAGCTTGCCTCACTTGCACGCCCGTCTCTGATCAGAGTCCAAAAATGGTGAGCACAAACAAATTCGCCAATATCTACTCCAGAAAGAAAATGGAGATCGCAGGATGTATTGGTCTGATTAGCCCAAAGTACATAGAAATTCGACAATATCATCTACAGTGCATTGCACTTTACATCTCTTTACAGTCGGATTAAACTTTCTATAGTAAAATTTCTTCTTTGGCTTTACTATCGGCTAAGGGAAGCAACGCCATCAGCAAGAAGCCTCTTGGTGGTGAACTGAACTGCTGATATATCTCTGAACCACTGACGCTGCATCCAATGGCTGGCAGCAGGACAcagctgatttttttttttttgaggacacAGCTGATGTTTGCAAGGAGCAGAAGTGTGATCGGCCTGTAATGCTTGCTTCGTGCAGGAATTCAGCTTCTAGAATCACATATACGCAAAGAGAATTCTCATTAGAACTGATTGAAACCACACATACGAAAGGCTGTAGTGATGCACGTACTTACCCTCATCCCCATCCTGAAGAGCACCTGGCTGTAGAACTCGCATACAGGCGGTCGACCAAAATAATAAGTACCACCTCGTTCTCAGTCATCACACAAAAAGATCAGACTTGATCTTTTCTTCCTGAATGATCGGACTATCTGAAAGGGTTAAATGAGACTTGACCAAAAGTGCGAACAGAAGCACAAGTGGAGAATACATATGAGGTAGCACAAGATGTTTGAAAAGTGGTAACACACAAAAAGGAATGGAAAGGAAAACAACTTACAGACTACAACCAATAAGGAGAAAAGCATCACACATTACTCCTTCtattccctcaaaaaaaattactccttCTAAGCCTGCTGCAATTAcagctcttcttcctctcctggATCTTCAGAAGTCAAGCCCACccagctcttcttcttctcacgCGCCTTCAGGTTTTGACCACGGCTCTGAACAAGACCAGGAGTTTTGTGCAGCATATCAGCAAACATTTTGATCTATGGTTTCCTTCGGTTAAGCTTCCAAATCAGTGCCATCACTTAACCGCACGACTAGTTATAAACACGTACCGCGAGAATGCATTGATCCTCAATAAAGCGTATTAGTTGATAAGTAATCTACATATGGTAAAGCATGACTCATATAAAGATATAAGGCCACAGACCACAGCATGTGGAAATGATGCCATAAATAACCAAGAGAAGCGAAGATTTACTGGGCCTTTGGAAGTCCCGTACCTCTGTATAATGTGACTTTCGGGATGTGAGAAACCATGTCGGCATCCTCCCCTTGGCACCTATCAACCAGAGTTGGACAGCCCCAAATGTAGAGTTCCTTCAAGGTGTTGCAGTTCCGAAATTCTAGAACAAATGATTTATGCCTCAAAATTGCAGGATAAGGTGTTGCAGTTCCGAAAGAAACTCTCTATGGAAATCCTCTTTCATAGCCAGAACGGAGAAGACGCAGTCGATGAAGTTCTAGTTGACACTCGCGCGGACGAGTATGAGGAAAGAAGGCATGACCATCAGGGTGATGACCTCAGTTCTTCCCTACATGCATCAGGTTGGGATCCCACCTATTTTTAAGTTCGAAACCATCCAAATGAGGCTTTTGGGTAATTGTCTGCACATAAAAGGATACAGTTTCCATCTAAAGCTGGGTGCTGGGATCATGTCTGGCATCTCCATCACAAGTCACGATAACAACAAATCTGCAATATTACATATGTGTTCACTCATGCAGGAACTTCGAGGAATGCCCTTGATGATGGCACTTCAGCCAGATATCACCAATCTGTATCTATTCCACCAGCAGTCACGCCATCTCCATGTGATGTGTCCTAGCTGTCTGAACATTACCAAGATTCATAAACCCAAGGTTCAGGAGCATTGACTCCTTGGTATCTtgtctacttcctccgatcataaattgttgtcgaaatattacatgtatctagacactttttgagaatagatatatccatatttgggcaaatttgagtcaagaatttagaatcagcgGGAGTAAATATTACCAAGATACAAAAGGCAAGGTTTTAGGAGTGTTTGACTTCACATATTATTTATTCTCCTGGGCATCAAGAAACGATCACAGAATACAAGTAGACCCAGCAGATTGATTTACACACAACAAAATCCAAAGGTAGCATAAATGCATTGAGCCGAGAGGCTTAGTTGACAAGACAATCAAGAGGAAGACTGGTGATAAAATTTCTCCGCCGCATCACAAAAAAACAGTCCGAAAATGCTGCTCGGTGGGGTCGAGAACAGGGGCGACAATACCCTTACGAGAACAGTACAGGAGTACCAAAACGCTGCCTGAAACAGCATGAATCGTAGCACTCATATCAGTCCTAAAGGATAGTAAAACAATCAGTACGTATGACTACGCGATTCATGTATATATCCTGGTAAATAACTCATGAAAGAGTTGTTATGAGCCTGATCTTGAACAAATATATGCTCACGTGGACAGCTTTCCCAGTTGCCACCCAGTTGATTCTTCAACTGCAACGTGTAGACATTGGATTCTaacttgagaaaaaaaaactaacattAATACATTACAGCTAGCAACCAGCTATCGGCATGCAGATCGATGCTACCTCATTTGCGTTGTTTTATACTGCATTGGAACAAGTTGTTCTCAATTGTATGGATGAATTTGTTAAGTAGAGATGAAACAGGAACTTCATACCAGATACCAGTTCTTGGCGAACTTCAACTTTCCATGTATGTGATACAGTGTCTCGATCCATGTGGAAAATAATGCAGTTCTTTTTGTCTGATTGGCAGAATGCAGAAGACTTCAATTAAAGTATAACACCTGTTTACCCCCAGGTGACTTAGACAAGTGCTAGTCAAATGAGATGCTCTGACGAGAGATGCTGCCTAGTTGAGAAGTTGCATATATACTATACTATGTCTGCATGTTACTAGTTTGAATAACCACAGGTTACACACAACAAGTATGAGTATTCACTACCAAGACAACTCATTTCTCAGAGTTGGATCTGCGCATCTTAGTTTGAATAAACACTAAATACACGAGCTGACCTCCACAACCAAATTGATCAAAACATTGCCAGAAACACAGAAATGCCGGGGTCAGGGGGAAAGATCACTGTTACTTCCGAATTTGTTCACCCTAGGCTACATGTAGGGCG
The Brachypodium distachyon strain Bd21 chromosome 2, Brachypodium_distachyon_v3.0, whole genome shotgun sequence genome window above contains:
- the LOC112270789 gene encoding uncharacterized protein LOC112270789 produces the protein MAASAGTRHVAVPPASLQDKVLQFRKKLSMEILFHSQNGEDAVDEVLVDTRADEYEERRHDHQGDDLSSSLHASGTSRNALDDGTSARYHQSVSIPPAVTPSPCDVS